Genomic DNA from Chlorocebus sabaeus isolate Y175 chromosome 6, mChlSab1.0.hap1, whole genome shotgun sequence:
ctcaggttatccacccgcctcagcctcccaaagtgctgggattacaggtgtacgccacagCACCTGGCCGATGGAAGAATTCTTAAATGACTTGTCCTACTTTCTGCTGGTTCAGACACTCCTTGGGTTGGGGCAGTGTTGTACcaatttctgcctctgtcttctcagTGCCTACGTCTACCTGGGTACCTCTGTCTTTACACCcattcttctctgtgtgtctcttctcttcttcagATTATGACACCAGTCAGATCAGAGTAGGACCCATCCTAATTCGTTATGATCCCTTGATCATACTTTAAATGCATttgcaaagactctatttccaactATGTTCACATTTATAGCTAATGGAGCTCAGCATTTCAACATGTGTATTAGAGGAACAAGTCAATTTATAACAGTGTCTACAAGAAAAGTACGCATAGAAATACATTTAtccaaatacaaaaagtagctgggtgtggtggtacacgcctgtaaatgcagctactcaggagtctgaggcagcagaatcgcttcaacccaggaggcaaaggttgcagtgagctgagatcgtgccatggcactccaacctgggcaacacagtgagactctgtctcaaaaaaaaaagagaaatacatttaaccaaagaGATGCAATACGTACACATTGACAATTTAAaactactgctcaaagaaataacaaaagacCTAAATGAGGAAACGTCATGCCAGTATCATAAATCAAAAGGTTTAAGGTGAGTTCTGTCCCTCTTCCATGTCCTTCACCCTCCTCCTGTTTTGACAAGGTTTATCACTAGCTATTCTTTAGGACGTCAGGAATTCAGATAAGATGCTCTTGAGAGAACACTTGCCCAGCAATGGCATCTCCTTCAATGGACTGACAGCAACTCTGGTTTTGAACCTCTGGAACCAGGGAACTCTGTTTCTAGGCAGCTCTGTCAGCCTCTCCCTTGTTGCTGATAAGAACCTCCTCTACCTCTCTATGTACAGAGAGCTCTCTCTACAGTGCTTTTCCTCTACTCTCACATCACAGGaatcatcaacacagaagacttctagGACCAGATGTATGGGATTTTTCTTCCCCAGACCCAGTAGCGAACAgcagctgggtgtcctctaagTCAGCTCTGACGCTGTCTACCCAGAGACAGTCCCACATCCCACAGATTAAAGGCTAAGTCCCCAAGACTGTCCCCCACATCATTCCCAAGTGCGGACCTCCAGAACTTCTGATCGACTGGCTTCAAGTTGGGGATCCCATGACCCCCACTTTGGGCTTGAATAATTTGCTgtagcagctcacagaactcagggaaacactgaCATTTCCTGGTTGAATACAAAGCACACTGCAGAGGACACAGATAAagagacacagaggaggaggcatGGGGGAAGGGGCGCGgggcttccatgccctccctgggcgCCACCCTCCAGGCGCTTCCACATGCTCAGCCATCCAGAAACTCATGAAACCCAGTCCTCTTGTGCTTTTATGGAAGTTTCATGATGTCAGCATTTCCTCCCACAAGGAACAGGGTGAGACCATCTTCTGAGAGGGTCTTAAGAGCCACCATCAGAAAGGCAGGGAACACTGGAGTCTTGCCTTGGGCAAGTGaaggaagggcaggaggaggTCAGAGGCCCCCTCTAGGCCCAACACAGCCAACATTCTAATGAAAGACCGTAACAAGTGCTATGGGAGTTATGAACCAGGAACCGCGGGTGAAAACCAGCATATATCCCAACATCACACTTCCCTCCCTGGATGCAATGTGGCTTGCCATGCCATGCACCCCAGATTATAATCCTTGCTTCTCATTCTCAAATACACTTAAAATCCAGGCAGCCCTGGAGCAATGCAACCTTGAATTCATGGGGTCTCTTATGTGCACACTTTTTTCAAACCAACGGGGATCAAAACCATTGCATTTGTGAGAAGCAAGACTTGCGTATATGAACAGCAGGCTTTTCCTATATGCAGGTCCAGCAGAGACAATGTCAGGGCTGGAGTACCAGGAAGTTTTGTTACATGTAGGGGGTACTGAAACGAGTTGCCTGTGTATCCCAAGAAACAACTGTACTGAGAAATCATATTCTCTaggggtttatttttgtttttatttttattttaggttaaagCTTTGGATAGAACACCCAGTGTCTCCTTGTCCATCTGAAGAACATGCTGCTATGTGGAAGCACATCCTTGAGATCCACAAGGAGACACTGGGCAAGGAGACAAGAATGCCTCACTCTATGGAAGTTCCCCTAATAAATGCTCTGTGAACACCCTggtgtttagtgcttctttctttggaatcccAGCAGCTCTATCACTGGACGGTTTGGGGCACTCCTTTGAGGGAACTCCTCTGGGCTGCTTGGGGTCCACTCGAGCCTCAGGTGTGGCTGGAGGACGcagcctcccaccttggtctgGATCCCTGAGCCCCCCTGTGTCATTGCAGATCCCAAGGCTCCTTTCCCAGCTCCACTCAGTGGGGAAACCTCCACCCTAATGAGCCCTTGTTGGTGCCAGGACCCTGTGGCATCTCACCTCTGGCCTCTGTTCTTTCTTGTGGCTCCTTCTACACTCAGGGCTTCCACATGTCTTTTTCTGCTCATGATCTTGATGCTCTGTGTATTTCAGAAATGCCTGATGTACATTTCTCCATTAGGGTCAGATGTGACATCTTAAGTGGACACATCAATCACCTTCACAGACTGTGGAGTCCAACACTAAGATCCTCTCGTGTCCCAAGCACCTCAGGTCTTACCCTGCTCTGGAAATCAGGCACAAATGAGCCCCTCCCAATGTCCAggcaccactgaccccacaacCACGGTGACGAGTGGGATTCATGACAACAGTCTGcaaaggaagaagctgaggctcagagacggGACACTACAGACCAAGGTCACATAGGCAGCGGATGACAACCAGTCACCAAATAAGTATCAACTCCCTCCTCAGCTCCTCAAATCAAAGCGCAAACATAAGTCATTGTTCCCAAAATGTTGACCAGGAATCGAGGTGCAGAGGGACGGCCAAGGATGCAAGGGGCACCGAGGAGGCAGGAAAGACTCAGAGGTTTGTTactggggggagggggtggacactctagcaaaaaaaaaaaaaaaaaaaaaattaaaaaggggaaGTTGAGAGGGAACTATTGAAAGAAAACCCACAGTCCAGTGCCAAGAAAGAAGTCAACTTTTCTTCCCCTATTTCCCTGCATTTCTCTTCTGTCCTCACTGCTACAGGCAGCTCAGCCTGGAAGGCACAGCCAGATGCGAGATGCGTCTCTGCTGGTCTGAGTCTGCCTGTAGCATGGACCTGTGTCTTCCCTGAAGCATCTCCAGGGCTGGAGAGACCACTGCCATGGTAAGGACCACACAACGCTGAGCTGATGGACGggctgaaggagggagggagacctTGGGGGAGGCTGTGAGAAGGAAGGGGAAGCCTCTGCTACCCTCATCTGGAAGGGCAGACACAGGAAGCACCAGTTCTATTTGCCGCTACATCCCAGCTCTCAGTGAGACGGGGATAAACCAGACAGACAGTGGCTGGGGGTCAGGAAAGACCCCATTACAGTCTGAAATGTCTGCAGAGGGCCCGGTGCCTGCCCCAACCTCAGCCCTAAAAGAATGAGAATCAGGATCCTGGGAGGTCAGTTCTGCTTCCTGTGTAGCTGCAGATGACAACACCCCGTGAGAGGGACCCAGCTTCCGAGTGTCCACACAacgagggaaggaggggaggctatttttctctgtgtgtctctgtcctgCCAGCACTGAGGGCTCATCCATCTGCAGAGCAGGACAGTGGGAGGAGACGCCATGACCCCCATCCTCACGGTCCTGGTCTGTCTCGGTGAGATTTGAAGAGGGAGGGGAGATTCTAACCTAGGAGGGGCCTCACCCCACAGCCAAACTCTGGTGCATAAGGAGACCCCAGGGGTTCACAAAGATCCCAGGGAGGGGAGGACCTGCTCAGGCTTCAGGGGTAAATCTCTCACAGGGAACTCTCTTCCAGGGCTGAGTCTGGGCCCCAGGACCCGCGTGCAGGCAGGTGAGTCTGTCCCCGGCTGTCCCAGGTCCCTCCTCCTCACTGGGGACAAGGGGCCACCCCCGTGCAGCTGGGGATGGGGATTAGCAGTTCTGGGCTGACTGATGGGGGCGTCTGGAGGGTCCTGCAGCCAAGAGCTGAGATCTGTTGGGTGGGAAATGACTTAGAATCCGATCTCTGATTTCCTTTTAGGAATCCTCCCCAAACCCACACTCTGGGCTGAGCCAGACCGTGTGATCACCCAGGGGAGTCGCGTGACCCTCAGGTGTCAGGGGAGCCTTGAAGCCCAGGAGTACCGTCTATATAGGGAGAGAAAATCAGCATCCTGGATTACACTGGTGCGACCAGAGCTTGTGAAGAAGGGCCAGTTCCCCATCCCATCCATCACCTGGGAAGACGCAGGGCGGTATCGCTGTCAGTATTACAGCCACAGTTGGTGGTCAGAGCTCAGTGACCCCCTAGAGCTGGTGATGACAGGTGAGAGGACACTCAGGGGTCCCAGCCCCCGGCTCTGTCCTCAGGAAGGGGGTCGGCTCTCAGGGGCGTCTCCCTCTCACAGCCCAGCCCTGGGGATGCTGCGGGAGGTGGGAGCCCATTAAACACGATGCCTCCTTCTCTCCTAGGAGCCTACAGCAAACCCACCCTCtcagccctgcccagccctgtgGTGACCTCAGGAGGAAGCGTGACCCTCCAGTGTGACTCACAGCTGGCATTTGACGGCTTCTTTCTGTGTAAGGAAGGAGATGAACACCCACAATGCCTGATCTCCCAGCCCCATACCCGTGGGTTACCCCGGGCCGTCTTCTCCGTGGGCCCCGTGAGCCCGAGTCGCAGGTGGTCGTACCGGTGCTATGGTTATGACTCACGCTCTCCCTATGTGTGGTCTTTACCCAGTGATCTCCTGGAGCTCCTGGTCCCAGGTGAGAAATTCACAGCGTTGCCTGGAGTTCCCTGAGTCTCCGGGCAGGTGGGGAGGAGCCGCGTCTCAGGGCAGCGCCAGGTGGGATGATGTTGGGACGAGAGGGCTCAGGGCTCCTGGGGCCAGAGACACAGGAAGATCAGCCGTGGTGAGGcccaggaggagagggagggtttGTGGGGAAGCCTGAGGGTCGCTCCTGGAAACCATGAGCACCTTTTCCCAGGTGTTTCTAAGAAGCCGTCACTCTCAGTGCAGCCGGGTCCTGTCGTGGCCCCTGGGGAAAACCTGACCCTCCAGTGTGGCTCTAACGTCGGCTATGACAGATTCGTTCTGTACAAGGAGGGAGAACGTGACTTCCTCCAGCGCCCTGGCCGGCAGCCCCAGGCTGGGCTCTCCCAGGCCAACTTCACCCTGGGCCCTGTGAGGGGCTCCCATGGGGGCCAGTACAGATGCTACGGTGCACACAACCTCTCCTCCGAGTGGTCGGCCCCCAGTGACCCCCTAGACATCCTGATCGCAGGTGAGGAGCCCTGTGGGTTCAGTCAGGGACCCAGGCTCTGCACAGGCCCTGCTAGGGGATCCTAGGAGGTGATGGCcggggtgaggggtggggttcccaagggagggagagacagaccgACACAGggatgggtggggagggggagactgaaagaaaacagagacagagagactgagGGTCCCAGAGAGAGCCCTGGGGAGGTCTCAGTTCAGAACAAAGTGGGGCAGTCCCTCATCCATCCGTCTTCTTTCCAGGACAGATCCATGCCAGACCCTCCCTCTCAGTgcagccgggccccacggtggcctcagGAGAGAAAGTGACCCTGCTGTGTCAGTCACAGGGATGGATGGACACTTTCCTTCTGACCAAGGAGGGAGCAGCTGATGCCCCCCTGCGTCTGAAATCAAAGCACCGGTCTCACAGATACCAGGCTGAATTTCCCATGGGTCCTGTGACCTCAGCCCACGCGGGGACCTACAGGTGCTACGCCTCATTCAGCTCCAACCCCTACCTCCTGACTCACCCCAGTGAGCCCCTGGAGCTCGTGGTCTCAGGTGAGGGCCCTGACCCTGTCCTCTCTGAACTCAAAGGCTCAGCTCAGGTCCTGCCCCAGGAGAGCTCTGGGCTGGGATGGAGTGAGCAGGGATCTAAGCGGGGCTTAGCCAGAAGGGCACTCACCTCAGAGCGAAGGAGGACAACAGGGCCCTCCCAGGCATGCCCACCCTCAGCGGCATCGCCAGCATCATGAAGAGGAGAGGTGGGTGGAGGGAGCGGCCTGAGGAGGCCACAGGGCCCGTGTAGAGAAATTTGGTTTGAGGTGGGGACTGCAAGGAAGCCCCGCTCCTCAGcttcctctcattcttttttttttttgaggcggagtcttgctctgtcgcccaggctggagtgcagtggctctatctcggctcactgcaagctccgcctcctcggttcacgccattctcctgcctcagcctcccaagtagctgggactacaggcgcccgccactgcgcccggctaatttttttgtatttttagtagagatggggtttcaccgtgttagccaggatggtctcgatctcctgacctcgtgatccgcccgtctcggcctcccaaagtgctgggattacaggcttgagccaccgcgcccggcctcattcttTAACCCAGGACCCTCTGGGAGTCCCAGCCCCCCATTCACTGGTCCCACCCCCACACCTGGTGAGTCTCTCAGGCCTCTGGGCTCAGAGGGAGCACGGCCTCCCCCACATTTCCCAGAGTCCCATTCCCCTCGGGGACTCACGCTCGGCCTTCCATCTTGGGAGCTGGGCAGAGCCAGAGGAGGGGCCACAGGCTCCCAGGGGCTCTGAGGCTGGGCCGGTGAGGGGCGGGGTCGAGGCAGAGGGAGGTGTTGGGGCCCAGCCTGGAGGAGGAGCAGCCGGGCTGACGTGGGGGGCAGGGCAGCCCCAGCCCTCACCTTCCCATCCTGACCCAGCAGGCCCTGAGGACCAGCCCCTCACCCCCACGGGGTCGGACCCCCAGAGTGGTGAGTGGGGGCTCTGAGTGGGAGGTGGACGGGGTcctggggaggcaggggtggaTTCTGTCCTAGGTTCAGGCTCCTCTGAAGATGGTGACGTGGACAGGCCCctcccctgcctgggcctcagtttctccaggtGTAAAGGAGAGAGGCCTGCGGGTGGGAACGTTCTTTTCAGCTCTGACTCCCAGCTGTGACCTCCTGGGAGAGGAGGCCTCCCAGGGAAACCTCCCAGACCTGATTCCGCAGGGGCCTGTCCTGTCCCACCTGCAGCAGTGACGGTGacctggggcaggggaggggagcagggctGTGGTTCAGGACGGTCAGGTTCTTTCCCTGCAGCTCCAGGGCTCAGCTCTGGTGCAGGGAACAAGGGCTCACTTCAGACTCCCGGATTCCCTTCCCAGCTCTGCCGCTTCCCGGCTGGGGGTCCTGGGGCAGGCgattcccctctctgagcctcagttttccatcTGTAAGGTGGGTGGGTTGTGTTTCCATTCCGTGCTGTACGACTGTTGTGGGGGTTGGAGGTGGTGAACAGAAGGTCCAGGGTCCAGCACACAGTAGGAGCTCATGTCCATGACATCACCCCCATTTCTGATGTCATCATGCTCAAGGTCTGGGAAGGCACCTGGGAGTTGTGACTGGGGTCTCAGTGGCCTTAGTCctgctgctcttcctcctcctcctcctcctcgtcttcCTCGTCCTCCGACATCGACATCAGGGCAAACGCTGGACATCGGGTGAGTAGGGAAGGGGGCATCCCATGGGCCGACCGAGGGTGGGCTCAGGGCACCAGCCAAAGGGAATCCAAACCACTGGGCAAATGCAGCTCTGAGGAACTGTTCCAGCATTTTTCACCAGGCGAATGGAAAAAGCACTTAATGTCAGTCCCGTCTACAAATGTAAAGTGTCCTTCGGGCTCTGTCCATCTCATGGGGCATTTGGAACATG
This window encodes:
- the LOC103247837 gene encoding leukocyte immunoglobulin-like receptor subfamily B member 1 isoform X1, whose amino-acid sequence is MTPILTVLVCLGLSLGPRTRVQAGILPKPTLWAEPDRVITQGSRVTLRCQGSLEAQEYRLYRERKSASWITLVRPELVKKGQFPIPSITWEDAGRYRCQYYSHSWWSELSDPLELVMTGAYSKPTLSALPSPVVTSGGSVTLQCDSQLAFDGFFLCKEGDEHPQCLISQPHTRGLPRAVFSVGPVSPSRRWSYRCYGYDSRSPYVWSLPSDLLELLVPGVSKKPSLSVQPGPVVAPGENLTLQCGSNVGYDRFVLYKEGERDFLQRPGRQPQAGLSQANFTLGPVRGSHGGQYRCYGAHNLSSEWSAPSDPLDILIAGQIHARPSLSVQPGPTVASGEKVTLLCQSQGWMDTFLLTKEGAADAPLRLKSKHRSHRYQAEFPMGPVTSAHAGTYRCYASFSSNPYLLTHPSEPLELVVSAGPEDQPLTPTGSDPQSGLGRHLGVVTGVSVALVLLLFLLLLLLVFLVLRHRHQGKRWTSAQRKADFQHPAGAVEPEPRDRGLQRRSSPAADTQEENLYAAVKDTQPEDGVELDSQRPHDEDPQAVTYAQVKHSRPRREMASPPSPLSEEFLDTKDTQAEEDRQMDTQAAASEDPQDVTYAQLQSLTLRREAAEPPPTQQREPPAEPSVYATLAIH
- the LOC103247837 gene encoding leukocyte immunoglobulin-like receptor subfamily B member 1 isoform X13, giving the protein MTPILTVLVCLGLSLGPRTRVQAGILPKPTLWAEPDRVITQGSRVTLRCQGSLEAQEYRLYRERKSASWITLVRPELVKKGQFPIPSITWEDAGRYRCQYYSHSWWSELSDPLELVMTGAYSKPTLSALPSPVVTSGGSVTLQCDSQLAFDGFFLCKEGDEHPQCLISQPHTRGLPRAVFSVGPVSPSRRWSYRCYGYDSRSPYVWSLPSDLLELLVPGVSKKPSLSVQPGPVVAPGENLTLQCGSNVGYDRFVLYKEGERDFLQRPGRQPQAGLSQANFTLGPVRGSHGGQYRCYGAHNLSSEWSAPSDPLDILIAGQIHARPSLSVQPGPTVASGEKVTLLCQSQGWMDTFLLTKEGAADAPLRLKSKHRSHRYQAEFPMGPVTSAHAGTYRCYASFSSNPYLLTHPSEPLELVVSGPEDQPLTPTGSDPQSAPGLSSGAGNKAQGLGRHLGVVTGVSVALVLLLFLLLLLLVFLVLRHRHQGKRWTSAQRKADFQHPAGAVEPEPRDRGLQRRSSPAADTQEENLYAAVKDTQPEDGVELDSQRPHDEDPQAVTYAQVKHSRPRREMASPPSPLSEEFLDTKDTQAEEDRQMDTQAAASEDPQDVTYAQLQSLTLRREAAEPPPTQQREPPAEPSVYATLAIH
- the LOC103247837 gene encoding leukocyte immunoglobulin-like receptor subfamily B member 1 isoform X14; translated protein: MTPILTVLVCLGLSLGPRTRVQAGILPKPTLWAEPDRVITQGSRVTLRCQGSLEAQEYRLYRERKSASWITLVRPELVKKGQFPIPSITWEDAGRYRCQYYSHSWWSELSDPLELVMTGAYSKPTLSALPSPVVTSGGSVTLQCDSQLAFDGFFLCKEGDEHPQCLISQPHTRGLPRAVFSVGPVSPSRRWSYRCYGYDSRSPYVWSLPSDLLELLVPGVSKKPSLSVQPGPVVAPGENLTLQCGSNVGYDRFVLYKEGERDFLQRPGRQPQAGLSQANFTLGPVRGSHGGQYRCYGAHNLSSEWSAPSDPLDILIAGQIHARPSLSVQPGPTVASGEKVTLLCQSQGWMDTFLLTKEGAADAPLRLKSKHRSHRYQAEFPMGPVTSAHAGTYRCYASFSSNPYLLTHPSEPLELVVSAGPEDQPLTPTGSDPQSGLGRHLGVVTGVSVALVLLLFLLLLLLVFLVLRHRHQGKRWTSAQRKADFQHPAGAVEPEPRDRGLQRRSSPAADTQEENLYAAVKDTQPEDGVELDSQQRPHDEDPQAVTYAQVKHSRPRREMASPPSPLSEEFLDTKDTQAEEDRQMDTQAAASEDPQDVTYAQLQSLTLRREAAEPPPTQQREPPAEPSVYATLAIH